In Rosa rugosa chromosome 4, drRosRugo1.1, whole genome shotgun sequence, the genomic stretch cgaaaccgaccTGCACCGCATcgaaaaatggtgtaaccgaaataatcggttcatcccttttgtaatgcggttgcggtttgatatataggcaaACCGAAAAAAACAgtttggttgcggtttgggccttaaaccgaaccgaaccgcaccgcgcccacccctagatTCTAAGCAGAAAAAGTAACCCAGAATTGATGTTTAGAAATACATATTACTTAACAGAAGCTGTCGGGTACTTTTAACTGATATCCGTAATGAATCTAGTCAACTAACATTATTTATACTAACCATCTAACATTATTTAAACTGGCCCCATACTTTAGACGTAAATAGACTAGGTAAGAGTTTTGAATTATGTGATTGATTATCAAGTTAAGCAAATGACATGAGTAATTACTTCATCACTGCTAAAATTACTCTGGACCACTACTCTGGCAAAAGAAAAGAGGGAGTGACTTCCAGCAAAAGTAGTTCTCcacttctcctttacattgccCACCAGGGGAACAAGAGtaaatttaaagtaaaatgcATTGAAATTAATAATAAACCAAACCATAAGCACAAGATGCAACCTGAAGTAAAGGCGGCTTTATATCTGGAATTTTCTCTGCAAAGTTCCTAGTATAAAATGCTGCTAAAgcactgcaaaaaaaaaaaaaaaagatcatacTAAGAAACACAAATACACAGCTGGTGTGCAGGATAATGGGGgaatctagaaaaaaaaaaaataatatatatatatatatatacacacacacacgcacgcACACACACTATTACATTTCACATGCAAAAACACATTTTTGGGATCACCTGCTGGCATTTGAACTGGCATGCGACAAGCTAATCATGCGTTGGGCAAGAGACCATTCTCAGTGACCTGATTGCACAAAACTCCGATGACATTCTCCAGAGCTGAAATGTTGTTCAAtgtctcagaaaaaaaaaattaaaaagagctAAACAAGAAAACATGTCTCAACAACAGTGCAGATCCTTAAAAGTACCTCAAGAATAGCATTCAAATTAGGAAATGTCAACGTCAAAGACCCTTTGTCACCTTGAAAACCAGAAGCGAGAAAAAAATTATCTGGTCTCTTCAAATTTGGATCAGTTATAAGCAAGTTATCAAGCTCAGAATCTACATTCCACAAGTGCAAGAATCCCAAGCTAAATCGAAGTAAACATTCTTCAAGTGTTGTAATCCATTCAATCTCTTGAACAGTATCATTTGAGGTCGAATGCACACCAGAACCATTATCTACAGGCTTGTGCTGGGGACTTGGTGTCTCAAATCCCTGTCCCTTGCCACCATTATCCTCTTTCTTACCACGGCTATTTGGTATAAGGTCATCCTTCTGATAAGGAAACACTAATGATGCAAGGTCAAAACTGAGAGCAGCAATTCCAGGGAAAGGGCAAGAGCATGTGATTGGATGCTTGCGGCTCTGAATGGCCATTTGAGGGGCTGAAAATAATTTTTCAGAATCACCTTTACTGACTCTGGAAGTGTTGGACTCAGCAGTATTACCAGGCACCACATTTGGTGAAGTGGCCAATTTGTCCGAACTATTGAAATGAGAGTGCGTAGAAGCCCCATCTTCAATTACTGGAAGAAGTAATGAAGAAACCGAGGTATTTCCATTCAATGCACTGCCAGAAATGGAATTCATGCTGATGCCTTGACAGAAATGGTCAAACATTGAATGAGATGCCGTCCCTCGAAGGACCCGCTCTCGAGCACCTGTCTTTACATCCCATATGTACAAGATATCAACGGTATCAGATGTTCCTGAATGGTTTCGGCACAAGCATGCAATATAACCTCTTCCACTGTCCCATACAACTTTTGCAGGATAGCTGGGATGTCCAGGAAAAATTCTCTCTGCTCGCAAAGTCTCGAGAGAAGCAAGTGCTACACATGAGTCCTCCCCAACTGAGAGAAAACAGTCGCTCCAAGGACCGTAAGTACGAGCTGGGGGAAGAATTATTTGGCGAACTGGGCCCACATGCATACTGGTGCATTACTGTGATAAGATTCCCAGTGTCAAGATCCCATATGCGAACTGTGCAATCCATGCTTCCAGACACCAAAACCTGATTGAAACTCCATCCTTTGGCAACACCTACCATCCTGTGTGCTGCCGAGCAGAGCACAGCACCTGTGTGCCCCAAAAAGAGCTGTCTGGACATATATGACTTCGCCTCATGACGTGGACTTCCACCAAGAGAAGCCAGGCCCTCCAACAAATCAAACCGTACCATTTCTATTTCTCCACTAGAGAAGCCATACACAACAACATAAGGAACAAAGAAAGTTTCTGAGATAACCATGGAAGAAGACACTATCCCTCGCTTATTAACTAAGCCAGGATTGTCATTTTCTGCATGTAAATTATTTAAACTTCCGGAGCTTGAAACAAAAGGGTGTGAGGAAGTCAGTTTGGTCTGCATAACCTCAAATTGATTACTTGGCATAGAATTTGCAGTCCAGTCAACAAAAAGAAcagtagaaaataagaattcgATGTGTTTGGAATACTTCGATAATATTCATCTCCAAAATAGGAGGTTTATAAAGAGATACAAGagtaatcctaataggaaaaaATCTCCTACAACTATACAGAATACGTAATCTAcacgtacaaggaaagtaaatatttacagaatattccacactccccctcaagttggtgcatagatgtcgaTCATGCACAACTTGTCAATTGAGTTGTCAAACACTTTCCTTGACACTCCTTTCGTAAGAACATCTGCTAACTGATCTTCTGTATACACGAAAGGGAAACAGATAATCTTCCTATCCaggttttccttaatgaaatgcCGATCTACTTCCACATGCTTAGTCCG encodes the following:
- the LOC133707129 gene encoding uncharacterized protein LOC133707129, translating into MHVGPVRQIILPPARTYGPWSDCFLSVGEDSCVALASLETLRAERIFPGHPSYPAKVVWDSGRGYIACLCRNHSGTSDTVDILYIWDVKTGARERVLRGTASHSMFDHFCQGISMNSISGSALNGNTSVSSLLLPVIEDGASTHSHFNSSDKLATSPNVVPGNTAESNTSRVSKGDSEKLFSAPQMAIQSRKHPITCSCPFPGIAALSFDLASLVFPYQKDDLIPNSRGKKEDNGGKGQGFETPSPQHKPVDNGSGVHSTSNDTVQEIEWITTLEECLLRFSLGFLHLWNVDSELDNLLITDPNLKRPDNFFLASGFQGDKGSLTLTFPNLNAILELWRMSSEFCAIRSLRMVSCPTHD